The Mangifera indica cultivar Alphonso chromosome 12, CATAS_Mindica_2.1, whole genome shotgun sequence DNA window AGGGTTGTGCAAAAAGCACGGTTTCCTTTTCCAAAGACAGGGCAAATGCTTGTCCATGCCTGTCGCATTCCTAATCGAGCTTTGAGGAATTTGATTATGCAGTGGTGCATAGCTTATGTAATCGACCTACTTATTACTCTGCTTTGGTTTATTGGTTCTGTAGTTATGAATGAAATGGTAGCTGATCTCTCTGATTCCCCAGATTGTTAGGTCCTCCATCCGTTATAGTAACTGGTGTATGTTAAAAGTCACACAGAATATCTCTTGTACTCGAATCAAACAATGGATAGTGCATCCGTCCTTGTGTTTTGAGCCAGTAAGTTTCAAACAATGGATCGGTCATTGAATCTGAGGTTTTATCTATTCAATCTAGTTGAGTTGTCCCGAATATACAGTTGGGCTAAAATAGGGTTTCTTGtcattaaaaaaggaaaactgTAAATGAGTAGTGGgaatctctttctttattaaaGCAAGCCTGCCAAATGCTTTGCTTTTACCCAACAGAAGCCCGCACTCCACTATATATGCACAAGACCCTGTTAACAGACTTAAACACAAAGCAAAGAAGAAATTTAAACCATGCCGAGTTTTCTAATGAAAGAGATCAGTCATAACCATTACAATCATGATCATGATCACTTCTCCACTGGCAAAAGCAAAACAACCCATCATCAACCAAACCAGCCTAATTTATTGAGGGAATAATTGCTTCTATTCAACTGATCATATCAGTGTTAGATTCAGTGATTCTGTTGGAAACTTGATTGTCACAAAGAATTTGAAGAACCCCAAGTTGGTATATGCTCCAAAGAATGGTGATAAAGAACAAGTTGGTGGTGGGTTAAAAAGGTGCACCATAAACATGTTTAATGTAAATGGGGCTTGCATGAAGCAAAGTGTTTGTGCATTGTAGGTTAAGAGAGTCGTTCTGACAAATGGAGAACTGGTTGGATTAAGGTGGTTCATCAAATCAAAAAAGGCAGAGCTGTGCTGGTGTCTTAACACTTTCTATTTCAGAAAATTTGTGCCTGAAATGTGTGGTTTGGATTTGATTATTGTCATCTGGGTTTCATGCCACATGCCTAGGATATTGATAAATAAGGTGAAATCTCATCCaagcaattaattaataattaaagcaaaagataaaaataaatcctcCAAAAAAGAATTCCATTGAAATGGACACAATAACAACTTACATTCTGGTTATATCAGACGGTAACCGACTACATACAATTATAGTAGCCTATGTTACAGAAGTATCATGGTATATTTAAATGAAGGAAAACagcgtaaaaaaaaaaaacacaaagaacacaaaattcaatcaataaaactatgtatatatattttttagtatatagataataagttatcatgtgattgagtaattttgaattgaagataaaataacacccaaccacataatgacacattatctatgtatctaattgtatactaaaaaatgtatatacacaGTATTGCTCaaatttaaaagtataaaactattattaacaTTGTGCCTAATTATCTAAATCCAgtcaaaagttaatttaaaaaaaaaaaactagcaaTCATTCCAACAGGAATTCATCCATGGAATCAGGGCTTCCAAGGAGGTCAAAACGTTTATTACCTAATGTGTCTTTTAGTATTGTGATTTGGCCTTCCTTCAGAAGTATGTCCTCATCAAGGGACTCGATCTTTTTCTTCAATGCATTAACCTCCGCATTCAATAGCATATTCTTCTCGCTGTATTGTTTTACTTCATCCCACATCATGTCTCTCTCGTCTGAAACTTTTGGCAATATCCCCTTAATAAGATGCAGTTCCTTGGCAGAATCTTGGAGGTCACTTTGAAGCTGGCTTATGCTCTCATCCCTCTTAAGTATCTATTGGCAAAAAATTGGCTTCAAGAATTACATGATGGAAATTATTGCAAAGACCAAATAGGAGTCTAGAGACATTCAGAAAGTGAATAGAGATAAGATCACACTATTGAGATATAATAAAACGTACACATAAATTAGCCAGAATGAACtttaaaagaagtaaaaaaatgTTACCTGAATTTCAAGATCTTTTAACTTATGGGTGATACATGAAATGTTGTCCAAGGCATTTTGGGCCTCACACCGGAGGATGTCATTACCTCTCACAGCTGTTGCCAGTTCAGCTTGCAACTGCTCCACTTCCAGCTCTTTAGAATACAGCTTCTCTCTTAATAGGCTTGTTAACAAAATCTCTGCTTTGAGCTCAGATCTTATTATGTTCTCCTATAAGTAATAATATAAGTCAACAACATCAAGGTACTTTTGCATCAGCTAAATGAACATAcagaataataaataatgaaagatAAGGCATGTTCAGGTTATATAAGCATATTCAAAGgtaataaaagacaaaaaaattgtgGAACTTTCTTGATTACCTCAGGAGTTTGATTATTCTTTCCTGAGCAATCAGCCTCAGTCTGTAATGACTGAAATTTTGAAGCAACCAGACTGGACTTCTCATGCAGTAAACCAGACATAGTCTGTAAACTCCTTGTGAGGCTTTCAATTCCACGCTTAAGGCTCTGAACCTTTATGTCAGTTTCAACAATATATTGCTCATCTAAACCattcttgataaaatcaatACCCTGCTTGGTGTCTTGAAGTTTGCCTGCTTTCCCTTTGATGAATTCCTGTAGCTCTGAACATAATTGGGCACTCTCATTTAACATTGATAGTCCTTGATTTTGCAAGCAGCATATCCGCATCCACAATTCTTTATCCAGTTTAATGGTTAAAGCGCCACTCTCTTGACCATTGCCTTTTAAGCGATGTAGTAAGGTAATATTCTCATTCCGAAGAGAATCAACCTCAAGTCTATAAGATTCAACCTCCCTTCTCAATGATAGTTCTACTCCTGTCAACCTCAGTTGCTCCATTTGCAGTCTGGCCACATGCTTATCAAACTTTTCCAAAGGTTGCTTATTTCCAATTTCCTCACTGAATTCTTCTTGCAATCCGGCAATTGTCTTCTCTTGTTCACTACATGTTCTCAGCAATCGAACGAGAGATTTTTGCAATTCCTTGCACTCCATCTCCTTATCTTCAAAATTCCTTTTAATGCAGTGTAGATCTTCTTCTGATGCTCTGTACTTCTCTTGCAATTCAGAAAGACTTTCACTTAGATTCCGATTTTCCTCACAGTACTCTTCAATTCTTGTATTGAGGTCCTTAAGTTGCTGCTCTGAGTGAGTTATCATGCTTTTGCTCTCTGTTTCCTTCTCTTTAAAACAAGATACTTTCTTTTGGAGGGAGACATTGTGCTCTGCAAGCTCCCTAACCCGCTCCCAAAGCCTATGCTCTTCCATTTGATATTTCTCAAGCTTCAATGACCACTCACTTGACCTTCTGTCTAACTCCTTCTCCAATCCCGACTGCAactcattcttttctttctctagtCTTTGTATTCGTGATTCCACATCTGCCTTTGCCAGCCTAAGCGCTTCCTTGGTAGAAGCCCTTTCTGCAATTGTAGACTGTAGAAGACCAGAAACCTCATATGCCAAACTGAGCTTATCCTCAGTTAATCTTTTAATGGTCTGAATCAATGCTGGCACATCAAATCCACAATCATGAAGAAAGGTTTCTTGCTCAAGTTCTTCTGAAAGTACCAGGACCCTCTCCCCAGCTTCGTTGGATCTTCTTTGTAAGTCCACATCTACATCCTCTTCTATATCAATAGAGTTAAAACCTTCACAATTTTCAGCAGGGATACAATTTTGCTTGTGAAAACCTGAGAAACCATCCCTGTGACATTCATTTACAGTTTCATAAGGTTCATCCACTGAATAACTTCCCCGAGCAATCACATCTGAGTTTGAATCAGAGCATCTACCAAAGGAACCACCATAAATATCTTCAATAGTTATTGGAACATCATGGTCAAATTCCTTTGCATGTGATCTGGGAAGAACATGAGTCTGGGAGAGTCTCTCAACCACATTCTTTGCAATTCTCCGAGGAGATTCATGCCCAAAACCACTAGTCACCCAATCTCTAGATGAGAAATAGAGATTAGTGTCTTTAGCATCCCTAAATGAATGAGACTTACCTTTGACACTATTTGTTGGTGAAGTATTGGTCACATATTGAGCTCTTGGGGGGAGCCTCCCACCAACATTTACATTTCCAGAATAGTTTACAAGTGAAGAACTGTTTGTAGGCCTGCTCCTTCCGTGATGATGTTCTCCATCAATGTAGCGGTccaaaattttagttgaaaCATTACTTGAGCACAAGGAAGAGTTTCCTGATGAATCATGGTGACTTCTGGAAGAACCAGAAGAGCCTGGCCTCTCCAATACATGTGCATTTTGAATAGGTGCCACTTCAAATCGTTTTTTCTGTGAGTGCCTCTCAGGTGTCAGAGCCCTATAACGGCTGACATAGACCCAATGAAACACATTAGTCTTATAAACTAATTTAGTATAAAAGGGCGAAAAAAGGGTAGCTCCATTATATATTCagacttaaaaaataaaactcttatgaacaaatattactataacataaaattaatcaaacccCCCTCACCATGTTGAATGACTGGATTGCTGAGGAAGAATACCACTTTTACTGCCTGAAGGAGATATACTCCGATCGGCTGGACATGAAAAATTATTCTGTCCCATCCCATCTACAAAAAATGATGTTGATGACAACGAGCGGCTTCTTCTAAGAACTGAACCAGTACTGCAGGTCTCGCTGTCTAATTGTTGCTTCCGGGATTTGGAAAAAAAGCCCCTCGAGCTTTGGAAACTGTTCTCAGACTTGTCAACAGCTTGCTTATTCACCCCACTTCCTGGTGGGTTCCGATTCTCGCAATAGACTTTCTTTTCTGTTGATGTTGGGGAAACTGAGTTGTTTCCATTGCTAGAggaagatttgaaaaaaaatagctTCTTCATCTGTCTATCATCAAGAACTGCAATAGCTCATGAATAATGGTGTTTCTCTCAATCTTGAAATTTAGGATATGATGAGGTCTACACTAAAGCTGTAGTTAAAATATACAAccaaattagttttaaaataagagaaaggGAAACTAACATATACAAACATGATTAAGAACGCTGAAGAGAAGTGACAGGTAAAAAGCAAAgcagagaaaaataaattttattcagaAACAAGTACATACAAGTCATCTTAAGTTCATTATACTGACTTTAAATGGCTAACTGAATGGAAGGTGGCATGCAAAATTGTGATGATAATTATGAAACAAACCTGAAGAtcttaaattaatcaaataaggaaaaatataagggtaatgaaaattctcaaaaagaataaataaaagaatacatacaacaaagaagaaagaaatgctATCATCTTTGTGCTTACGACTGGAAACTAAGGCTAAGGCAACATAACCTGGCTATCATGTTTgcaatatgaaaattataagtATGAAACGGATAAAAAGCATCTACGAGATAGTAAACATTAGAAAAACAATATCCAGAGCCTGAAGAACCAAAAGCTGGGAAATATTCTTATTGATAACCAAACCCATATATGAATATTCAATAGTAAACCTAAAGTCTCTCATTTGACTCATCGCAAAaacatatacacataatattgtctAAATCTGCCCCGGCCCAAAAGTTTAGATAGTGTAGCTCAACATATTTCTCAATGAGAAAactatattcataatttatattccTCAATTTccattttccaaaaaaaaaaaaaaactaatttctacaaaaactaatattttgaaCATGTAAAGATTTCAGACTTCTAAGCCTATCACAGAGAATTCAGCCTTTGACAACTAATTCAAAAAACAAactaaacatatattaaaattttttacgaAAAATATAAGACTAAACCAGAGTGAAGTCCTCATAACAAGACTTTAATAAACATTTGTGTCAGAGATTCTGTTCCGATCCAATCTTTACACAGAACCCGGCAAGATTAAGTTTCAATGACCAAATTACCCTCATCATTTATATTAGTTCCTTAGAACCCTAAAACCCCTTTTTTAACTCTATCACGAAACCAAAcgccaaaataaataaatggaaaa harbors:
- the LOC123230263 gene encoding golgin subfamily B member 1 — encoded protein: MKKLFFFKSSSSNGNNSVSPTSTEKKVYCENRNPPGSGVNKQAVDKSENSFQSSRGFFSKSRKQQLDSETCSTGSVLRRSRSLSSTSFFVDGMGQNNFSCPADRSISPSGSKSGILPQQSSHSTCRYRALTPERHSQKKRFEVAPIQNAHVLERPGSSGSSRSHHDSSGNSSLCSSNVSTKILDRYIDGEHHHGRSRPTNSSSLVNYSGNVNVGGRLPPRAQYVTNTSPTNSVKGKSHSFRDAKDTNLYFSSRDWVTSGFGHESPRRIAKNVVERLSQTHVLPRSHAKEFDHDVPITIEDIYGGSFGRCSDSNSDVIARGSYSVDEPYETVNECHRDGFSGFHKQNCIPAENCEGFNSIDIEEDVDVDLQRRSNEAGERVLVLSEELEQETFLHDCGFDVPALIQTIKRLTEDKLSLAYEVSGLLQSTIAERASTKEALRLAKADVESRIQRLEKEKNELQSGLEKELDRRSSEWSLKLEKYQMEEHRLWERVRELAEHNVSLQKKVSCFKEKETESKSMITHSEQQLKDLNTRIEEYCEENRNLSESLSELQEKYRASEEDLHCIKRNFEDKEMECKELQKSLVRLLRTCSEQEKTIAGLQEEFSEEIGNKQPLEKFDKHVARLQMEQLRLTGVELSLRREVESYRLEVDSLRNENITLLHRLKGNGQESGALTIKLDKELWMRICCLQNQGLSMLNESAQLCSELQEFIKGKAGKLQDTKQGIDFIKNGLDEQYIVETDIKVQSLKRGIESLTRSLQTMSGLLHEKSSLVASKFQSLQTEADCSGKNNQTPEENIIRSELKAEILLTSLLREKLYSKELEVEQLQAELATAVRGNDILRCEAQNALDNISCITHKLKDLEIQILKRDESISQLQSDLQDSAKELHLIKGILPKVSDERDMMWDEVKQYSEKNMLLNAEVNALKKKIESLDEDILLKEGQITILKDTLGNKRFDLLGSPDSMDEFLLE